In the Cylindrospermopsis raciborskii Cr2010 genome, TTTCATCATATTCAGGAATGGTTTCTAGAATTGTCCAGTCGTTGGCACTCATCACCCCTAAACGTACCAACTCTAAAAAGCCACCATCAATGATGTAGCGCTGATCATGTGTTCCACCACCATTACCATAGGTCAGTTGCACACCATCATTGGGATTTTTATCGCTGGTGATTCTTACATAATACTGTTTATTACCATGATAACCAGTAGTTGTAAATGTCCAATTGGCAACGTTATTACGCCACTCATCGGCTTTTTTGAGATAATACTCAGCCGCACCTGGATCATTGGATTTTTTAGCCAAGTCAGCTGCACAGACTAATCCTGCAATTTCAGCAGCAATGGTGGAAGGTGAATAACCACGCATTTCTTCCCAGCGTTCTTGCTGAGTATAGGGTCCATATTTGGCTAAATATTCAGCTGCTAACTTAATTTTAGGCCACAAATCCGTGCGGTTAAGTTTCCAAGCCAAGATGATGGGCATTCCAGTTTGGTCCATCTGGGTGCCATTCCAGTATATCCTACCATCTACATAGTTATTTTGTGGAAAACGACCAGGACGAGAATAGGGATCATCACTGGTAGTAGTCTGCATCTGAACATTGAAGAAATAGTCAACAGCTTCATTAGCTGACTCTGTATCACCAGCAGCAATCAAAGAACTAGCAAATTTGAACAAGTCACGGGGCCAAACCAGGTGGTAACCACCTTGATTTTTATCAGTGTTAGTTTCTCCCCAAGGTGTAGCAGGTCCTGCTACCATCGCACCATTACTCTTGTCTTGAATACTCTTCAGATTCATTGCTGCTAGGTAGTACTGGTCATCAGCCAATCCATTTTGATCACTGAGTTTAGCAGTATAAGCTACCCATTCTTTGGTGTAATCATTTTCTACCGCAGCCAAATCACTATTTAGAGTAGCATTTGCTACATTCATGGCAGCTTGCTCACTGTTACCAAATGCCAGTGCCACGTCAAAAGAAATCTTGGTATCAGTGGTATTGCCAAAATCTACCCAGCCAATTTGAGCAACGTTTCCACCAACAGCATTATCATAATGCCAGTCCATGGTTTTATCGCCTGCTCCAACAAAAAGGTCTGTATAGCCATCGTTTTGAGCCACAAACCCATTAGACACCATTAAAGTGCCACCAACGGTCTTCCAAGGTAGGGAAGTAGTGACAGCTGAAGAGGTAGAATTAGGCTCGGAAGCGGCTAAAAAGGTTCGACCATTGGATGACAGAGTGCGAGAGTTATCTCCACCCGTTGCTTGTGGTCCACTACAAGTATTAGCAGCACTACCACTACCCGAATTGTTGATAGATGGATTATTCAGCAGGTAGAGGTTATAGTCTTGGACTGTCTTTCCTGGTTCAAGAGTAGCGAAAGTAACTCTTTCAATTACAGTAGGACGATTGGGATCACTAAAAAATCTCTTAGTAATTTTCCAACGTTTGTCTTTATCTGTAGTTGTTACTTCCCACACCATGGAGCGTTTATTAACCTGAGTAACTTTATGGTCTTGCTTGCGCTCTTCGTCACCCCAGGTTCTTTTGGCATCGGTGACTAAAAATTGCAAGTCAACATTTTGCACGTTATCCACAGTGGGATAAAACACCTCTGTTAAAATACCTTCTCCACCAGTGAAATAAACATTGGATTTTTTGCCGGCTGAAGTACCCACAAAATCCTTGACTGAGGTTGCCCACAAGGAGGAAGCTCCAGGTGCACAAGGTGCATTTTCCGCTAAAACAATTCCAGGATCTAGAAATACTGAACCTAGAGATACACAGGCAAAAACAAGTGATGCCAGTAAAATTGATAACTTTGACTTTCGCATAAGGTTGAAAACAAGGAGAACACTTAACTCATCAATTGTCATCGGCACAAGTAATAGTCGTATTAAATACTAACTATTATTAATATCACATTAGTAGATAGTAAATTAAAAACTCAAAATCTACTTATGTTGATTGCTCCACTACCCACCCTCCACCCTCAAACTGTTGTAATGTCATGATTTTAACATAGTTATTTTGGCATCATTGTTGGTTAACAAGTTGTAATATTTTGGAGGAAACTAATACTAGGAGCAAAAAAATACTCTCCTCCTTTCATATTTACCCATAGTTTAAACGGGTGCTGTAAAGTTTTAGCCTGTCCCCAAGTTATTGGCCACTTTTGTGTTCCTTCTGGTTGACCAATGAGGGGATCTGGTCCAACATTAGCCTGAACAAAACCCCCAGCATTTGCCCATCTGGTTTGCATGAAATTGAACTGGTTTTCAATATCCGCTTGAAAACACATAAATAGTAGCCCTGAACCCTCTTCTGGTTCCTGTATGGGATTATTAGTTCCATAACTAACTCCCCTTCGGGCAATACGATGTTTTCTCTCCACGGCCAAAGCTTCATCAAATCCGGGAGAAGACACCACTTTTCCTGTGTCTCCACGGGGGTTCATTTTGCGCACGTGGGCATGAAATGGGCATTTAGTTGCAGTAAGATCCTCATCATAATTAAAGTTATTAGTTGGATTGTGTAAAAAAGTTGGTATATCTGTAAGAGTCACTGGAGTGCCATCATAGAAACGACCTACAACTAAAGCTCCTGCTAAGTCCTCTTTCACCTTAAGAGCATTAGCTAATTCTTCCTGTGATTGTCGAAACGCCTTAATATTTTGTTCTAGCTTGCGATATACTAGGTAGCTACCATAGCTATCCTCCTTTTTGCCATTGGGGTCTGGAGTCAAAATAATATCCAGAGAAGCTCTGGAGTCCCATTGGCTAAAACCACCATCTTGAACACGGGAGCGGACAACATCTCGCTTTAAAAAGATAGGTTGGCTCAAACCGTCGACGAAGCCAAAGTGCTCAACGATTTGTCCCGCTTGATTTCGCAGGATAAATCCGTCTTCTCGATGCACAATACTAGCCACTTTGCGTAGTGATTGCATCATTTGATTTACCCCTTGCAGCAGGGCAATAATGTCATCATCCGCAATAAGGATTAATCCGTGAATTTGCTGTTGAAATCCAGGTTCCCACTTATCAATTTTTGGATCTCCTAAAACAGCTCTGATGTCCTCATTTTTCATTCCCTGACGGAATGGGTTGTCTGCGGGAATCAAAAAGGGTTCAATTTCTAAATATTCATAACCTTTACATGATAAGAAAAAGTTGGTGAATAATCCACCTGATATTCTCTTTTGCCGATAGTTTACTGCTTCATCCGATTGCTGCTTAGCAGATTTTAAATACTTTTTGGCAAAATCCTCAATCCATTGCTTAACCTCAATGGTTTTATCTGGTTTAAACTCCACAAATAGGTGAACGCTATGGTCACGTCCATGTCCCCTGAGGATATTACCCTGTAAATCTTCCAGTAACCCCCCGTATTTGCCAGGATTTTCTGGGTCTATGCCGTCTTCTGGCAATTTCCGTAAATCTTCTTCTTTTAGTCCCATGGTTTGTTCTTTTTCGTAGATGTTAGTTGATTTACTCTGAGAGAGGACCCTAGGGTCCTCCTGTGCTGATTGTCACCTAGCTAGCGGCTTCCAGTTTTACCATCTTGGCCATAGAAGGTTTACCTACATCATTTAGGTAAAAGATCATGTAGTAACCCGGGGGGTAGAGATTAGCATTTTCCGGAGCTCTGAAGACAATATTAGATGGACTAGATGAGTCTTTTGCAGTTGTGATCAGTCTTACATTCCACAATTCTGCCAACTTTTGTCCATAGTCGAAGGAATGAGTAACTGCTCCTAGCTTAACTAAAACCACAGAACCTGTTGCACTAGCATTTTTGACAAATAATACTCCAGGTTTGCCATATACCACGGTTGTTGGAGCATCAAGTATTTCAGGCCGTGGTCCACTTTTGAATAAATAGGGCGGACTAAATATTTCAGCTTGCCAAATTTCCGCTGGCACAAAGGGTTCGCTATCTCCTTCTAGAAAGTAACTTTGAGGAGATTTGTAATACTCATCGACCGTAAATTCTTTCTTTTGACCAGATTTGTCCTTTAACTCAGGAAACTTGTAATATGTTTGTGGATCTCTGACCGCATTAACGTGTACAGTTCCATCTTTCTCTAGTGAAGCCCTATTGGCATTACCACCAATAACTAGAACACGAGCATCGGGCAATAAAACCGCCCCATTATGGTATAGTCTAGG is a window encoding:
- a CDS encoding Dyp-type peroxidase, with the translated sequence MGLKEEDLRKLPEDGIDPENPGKYGGLLEDLQGNILRGHGRDHSVHLFVEFKPDKTIEVKQWIEDFAKKYLKSAKQQSDEAVNYRQKRISGGLFTNFFLSCKGYEYLEIEPFLIPADNPFRQGMKNEDIRAVLGDPKIDKWEPGFQQQIHGLILIADDDIIALLQGVNQMMQSLRKVASIVHREDGFILRNQAGQIVEHFGFVDGLSQPIFLKRDVVRSRVQDGGFSQWDSRASLDIILTPDPNGKKEDSYGSYLVYRKLEQNIKAFRQSQEELANALKVKEDLAGALVVGRFYDGTPVTLTDIPTFLHNPTNNFNYDEDLTATKCPFHAHVRKMNPRGDTGKVVSSPGFDEALAVERKHRIARRGVSYGTNNPIQEPEEGSGLLFMCFQADIENQFNFMQTRWANAGGFVQANVGPDPLIGQPEGTQKWPITWGQAKTLQHPFKLWVNMKGGEYFFAPSISFLQNITTC
- a CDS encoding glycoside hydrolase family 15 protein; translation: MRKSKLSILLASLVFACVSLGSVFLDPGIVLAENAPCAPGASSLWATSVKDFVGTSAGKKSNVYFTGGEGILTEVFYPTVDNVQNVDLQFLVTDAKRTWGDEERKQDHKVTQVNKRSMVWEVTTTDKDKRWKITKRFFSDPNRPTVIERVTFATLEPGKTVQDYNLYLLNNPSINNSGSGSAANTCSGPQATGGDNSRTLSSNGRTFLAASEPNSTSSAVTTSLPWKTVGGTLMVSNGFVAQNDGYTDLFVGAGDKTMDWHYDNAVGGNVAQIGWVDFGNTTDTKISFDVALAFGNSEQAAMNVANATLNSDLAAVENDYTKEWVAYTAKLSDQNGLADDQYYLAAMNLKSIQDKSNGAMVAGPATPWGETNTDKNQGGYHLVWPRDLFKFASSLIAAGDTESANEAVDYFFNVQMQTTTSDDPYSRPGRFPQNNYVDGRIYWNGTQMDQTGMPIILAWKLNRTDLWPKIKLAAEYLAKYGPYTQQERWEEMRGYSPSTIAAEIAGLVCAADLAKKSNDPGAAEYYLKKADEWRNNVANWTFTTTGYHGNKQYYVRITSDKNPNDGVQLTYGNGGGTHDQRYIIDGGFLELVRLGVMSANDWTILETIPEYDEILKQTISKDGVEAEAWFRYNYDGYGEYNDDRNFDTSGRGRLWPIFTAERGIYEIAKSGNGCAGQKYLKDLKVMSSEAGFIPEQVWNNSTTITGWETITPASHLPGTSTRSIRPLSWAMGEYINLIVAVKDGKSDAPDVVCQRYACDKPQTDVTFTAKNATTKPGENVYLVGNSPLLGNWEPTSGVKLSAVSYPTWSVKVSLPASTSFEYKFVKVDANGKTIWEEAEKHSLQTPVSGEVSQVDKL